A genomic region of [Eubacterium] eligens ATCC 27750 contains the following coding sequences:
- a CDS encoding YlmH/Sll1252 family protein — protein sequence MDNESLLKNKIMDAANRSFRQNIYTYTNFLDINEQSVFAQMKNPLNFVAFKTYGGNDACERQMIQFGSFETLGYEEEFPITLIKISPLIEKYAESLSHRDYLGALMNLGIKREMLGDINIKGKDAYLYCVSHIADFIIDNLSTVKHTHIQCTKTDINDIECSPELEDIEVLSASERIDAAVASLTKLSRSQAVELFRARKIFINSRQMENNSYQLKANDILVIRGTGKFIYQGCGRETKKGRVYLSFKKYV from the coding sequence ATGGATAATGAATCACTTTTAAAAAATAAAATAATGGACGCAGCAAATCGTTCCTTCCGCCAGAATATATATACTTATACCAATTTCCTGGATATCAACGAGCAGTCAGTATTCGCACAGATGAAAAACCCACTTAATTTCGTAGCTTTTAAAACATACGGTGGCAATGATGCATGTGAAAGACAGATGATACAGTTTGGTTCTTTCGAAACTCTTGGCTATGAAGAAGAATTTCCTATAACTCTTATAAAGATATCTCCTCTTATAGAAAAATATGCTGAATCACTGTCACACAGAGATTACCTTGGTGCTCTTATGAATCTTGGAATTAAAAGAGAAATGCTTGGAGACATAAATATAAAAGGCAAGGACGCCTATCTTTACTGTGTTTCACATATTGCTGATTTCATAATTGACAACCTGTCTACAGTAAAGCATACACATATCCAGTGTACAAAGACTGATATTAACGATATCGAATGTTCACCTGAGCTTGAAGATATTGAAGTTTTATCTGCAAGTGAACGGATTGACGCTGCCGTTGCCAGCCTCACAAAGCTAAGCCGAAGTCAGGCAGTAGAATTATTCAGGGCAAGAAAAATATTCATTAACAGCCGTCAGATGGAAAACAACAGCTATCAGTTAAAAGCTAATGATATACTTGTTATCCGCGGAACAGGCAAATTCATCTATCAGGGGTGCGGTAGAGAAACCAAAAAAGGCCGTGTTTATCTTTCATTTAAAAAATATGTTTAA
- a CDS encoding CheR family methyltransferase, whose protein sequence is MIKDYEDFKKFILSLTTIDLNAYKEKQMKRRIDTLIARYKYDGYDSYCKAIKEDTGLREEFVNYITINVSEFYRNPNLWKTLEDVILPDLISKFGPRLKVWSAACSTGDEPYSLAMVLAKKVPMRDIKIIATDLDEQVLEKAKDGVYGENSIKGLPKEFQDKYFEKMGDRFYKISDDIKRCVEFKKSNLLKDPYPTGCHLIVCRNVLIYFTEEAKKDVYEKFNKSLVTDGCLFVGNTEQIIGYRDMGYSYDHLFFYRKTN, encoded by the coding sequence ATGATTAAAGATTATGAGGATTTTAAGAAATTTATCCTGAGTCTTACAACTATTGACCTTAATGCATATAAGGAAAAACAGATGAAGAGGCGTATAGATACACTTATTGCAAGATATAAGTATGATGGTTATGATAGTTATTGTAAGGCAATAAAGGAAGATACAGGGTTAAGAGAAGAATTTGTTAATTATATTACGATTAATGTATCTGAATTTTATAGAAATCCGAATCTGTGGAAGACACTGGAGGATGTTATACTGCCGGATCTGATAAGTAAGTTCGGTCCAAGACTTAAGGTATGGAGTGCGGCATGTTCTACTGGTGATGAACCATATTCACTTGCTATGGTGCTTGCAAAGAAAGTACCTATGAGGGATATTAAGATTATTGCGACAGATCTTGATGAACAGGTTCTTGAGAAGGCTAAAGATGGTGTATATGGTGAAAACAGCATAAAGGGACTTCCTAAGGAATTTCAGGATAAGTACTTTGAAAAGATGGGCGACAGGTTTTATAAAATATCTGATGATATAAAAAGATGTGTTGAGTTTAAGAAGAGTAATCTTCTAAAGGATCCATATCCAACAGGCTGTCATCTTATTGTGTGCAGGAATGTTCTTATATATTTTACAGAAGAAGCCAAGAAAGATGTATATGAGAAGTTTAATAAATCTTTAGTTACTGATGGGTGTCTGTTTGTAGGTAATACTGAACAGATAATCGGTTATAGGGATATGGGATACAGCTATGACCATCTTTTCTTCTACAGAAAGACTAATTAA
- the cmk gene encoding (d)CMP kinase, whose protein sequence is MSAIAIDGPAGAGKSTIAKLLAKQLGYVYVDTGAMYRAMAVYFSQNDINPDDENAINGAVDNIDISIEYKDGVQQVILNGENVTSLLRTEETGKMASKTSKYAAVRTKLVALQRGLAKKTDVIMDGRDIGTIVLPDAFAKIYLTASSDARAKRRYDELKEKGENCSFDAIKEDIEKRDYEDMHRAISPLKQADDAVLVDTSDMNIEQVVAALSKIIDEKKAGR, encoded by the coding sequence ATGAGTGCAATAGCAATTGATGGACCTGCAGGAGCAGGAAAAAGTACAATAGCAAAGCTTTTAGCAAAGCAGTTAGGATATGTGTATGTTGATACAGGTGCAATGTACAGGGCAATGGCTGTATATTTTTCACAGAACGACATTAATCCAGATGATGAGAATGCAATTAATGGTGCTGTAGATAATATTGATATTAGTATTGAGTACAAAGACGGCGTACAGCAGGTGATACTTAATGGTGAGAATGTGACATCACTTTTAAGAACAGAAGAGACAGGAAAGATGGCATCAAAGACATCTAAGTATGCAGCAGTAAGGACTAAGCTGGTTGCACTTCAGAGAGGACTTGCAAAGAAAACAGATGTTATCATGGATGGAAGAGATATAGGAACAATAGTACTCCCAGATGCATTTGCAAAGATATATCTTACTGCAAGTTCTGATGCGAGAGCTAAGAGAAGATATGATGAACTTAAGGAAAAAGGTGAAAACTGTAGTTTTGATGCTATCAAGGAAGATATTGAAAAAAGAGACTATGAAGATATGCACAGAGCAATATCTCCTTTAAAACAGGCAGATGATGCTGTGCTTGTTGATACATCAGATATGAATATAGAACAGGTTGTAGCTGCTTTAAGTAAGATAATAGATGAAAAGAAGGCGGGCAGATAA
- the rpsA gene encoding 30S ribosomal protein S1, producing MSEESFAQMLDNEEWKEIRTGEVVDGRVIAVKPDRIVLNIGGKSDGIITRSEYTSAPDVDLTTVVSVGDEMKAKVLKSNDGEGQVALTYRKLVADNGNKKLEDAFNNQEPITGVAKNIKGGLEVIVDEARVFIPASLISDTFVKDLSVYNGKEVTFVITEYDPKNRKIIGDCKQLIVAAKKAAAEAVLSKIKEGDTIEGTVKNVTDFGAFIDLGGVDGLLHISEMSWGRTENPKKVYKIGDSVKCFIKEINGDKIALSVKYPDLNPWNNAAEKYAVGNVVKGTVARMTDFGAFVQLEDGIDALLHVSQISRDRIEKPSDALSIGQEIEAKVVDLNEADKKISLSIKALLNDNEAQEEAPATEE from the coding sequence ATGTCAGAAGAAAGCTTTGCACAGATGTTAGATAACGAAGAATGGAAGGAAATCCGTACAGGAGAGGTGGTAGACGGAAGAGTTATTGCAGTTAAGCCAGATAGAATTGTACTTAATATAGGTGGCAAATCTGATGGAATCATTACTCGTTCAGAGTATACATCAGCTCCTGATGTGGATCTTACTACTGTAGTCTCAGTTGGAGATGAGATGAAGGCTAAGGTTCTTAAATCAAACGATGGTGAGGGACAGGTTGCTCTTACATATAGAAAGCTTGTTGCAGATAATGGCAATAAGAAACTTGAAGATGCATTTAATAATCAGGAGCCAATTACAGGTGTAGCTAAGAACATCAAGGGTGGTCTTGAGGTTATCGTTGATGAAGCAAGAGTATTTATTCCTGCAAGCCTTATTTCAGATACATTTGTTAAGGATTTATCTGTATATAACGGTAAGGAAGTTACATTTGTCATCACTGAATATGATCCTAAGAACAGAAAGATTATCGGTGATTGCAAGCAGCTTATTGTTGCAGCTAAGAAGGCAGCAGCAGAGGCAGTTCTTTCTAAGATTAAGGAAGGCGATACAATCGAAGGAACAGTTAAGAATGTTACAGATTTCGGTGCATTCATTGACTTAGGCGGTGTAGATGGTCTTCTTCACATCTCAGAGATGTCTTGGGGAAGAACAGAGAATCCTAAGAAGGTTTACAAGATTGGTGATTCAGTTAAGTGCTTTATCAAAGAGATTAACGGAGATAAGATTGCACTTTCAGTTAAGTATCCAGACCTTAATCCATGGAATAACGCAGCAGAGAAGTATGCTGTAGGTAATGTTGTTAAGGGAACAGTTGCAAGAATGACAGATTTCGGTGCATTTGTCCAGTTAGAAGATGGTATCGATGCATTACTTCATGTTTCACAGATTTCAAGAGATCGTATTGAAAAGCCATCTGACGCACTTTCAATCGGTCAGGAAATTGAAGCTAAGGTTGTTGACCTTAACGAAGCTGATAAGAAGATCAGCTTAAGCATTAAGGCATTACTTAACGACAACGAAGCTCAGGAAGAAGCTCCAGCAACAGAAGAGTAA
- the ispH gene encoding 4-hydroxy-3-methylbut-2-enyl diphosphate reductase — MDTVYAEADKKNVYTYGPIIHNTEVVNELESKGVKAVNDISEIPEPEKSTVIIRSHGVSKAVYESIKNSGAKIVDATCPFVLKIHKIVKDASAEGDQIVIIGNEKHPEVEGIMGWSETPVHVVDTVEKAEKLKLDKSKNVRVVSQTTFNYKKFQDLVEIIKKKEYNICISNTICNATEERQNEARRIARRADAMIVIGDSSSSNTRKLYEICKTECQETFYIQTLSGLELDKLESSDCIGITAGASTPNNIIEEVYTNVRRKLCTDVR; from the coding sequence ATGGATACTGTGTATGCTGAGGCAGACAAGAAAAATGTATATACTTATGGTCCGATAATTCATAATACTGAGGTTGTCAATGAACTTGAGAGCAAGGGTGTAAAGGCTGTTAATGATATATCTGAGATTCCAGAACCTGAAAAGTCAACTGTTATAATCAGATCTCATGGAGTATCAAAGGCAGTATATGAATCAATAAAGAACAGCGGGGCAAAGATTGTGGATGCAACATGTCCGTTTGTATTAAAGATTCACAAGATTGTAAAGGATGCAAGTGCTGAAGGTGACCAGATTGTAATTATTGGCAATGAGAAGCATCCTGAAGTTGAAGGCATTATGGGGTGGTCAGAGACACCTGTACATGTTGTTGATACAGTTGAAAAAGCTGAAAAGTTGAAACTTGACAAGAGTAAAAATGTGCGTGTGGTATCCCAGACGACATTTAATTACAAGAAATTTCAAGATTTAGTTGAAATTATAAAGAAAAAAGAGTACAATATTTGCATTAGTAATACGATATGTAATGCAACTGAGGAGCGTCAGAACGAGGCAAGACGGATTGCTCGAAGAGCTGATGCTATGATTGTTATAGGGGACAGCAGTAGTTCAAACACTCGTAAACTGTATGAAATTTGCAAGACGGAATGTCAGGAAACCTTTTACATTCAGACTCTTAGCGGCCTTGAGCTTGATAAGCTCGAATCATCAGACTGCATAGGTATTACAGCCGGGGCATCAACCCCAAACAATATCATTGAGGAGGTTTATACTAATGTCAGAAGAAAGCTTTGCACAGATGTTAGATAA